The Alteromonas mediterranea DE genome contains the following window.
CGCATACGCGATCGTTTTCTACAATGAGATCGTCGACACTTTGCTGAAATAACGTTAGGTTTTCTTGATTTTCTACAATGTCACGAATGGCATTTTTGTACAAAGTCCTATCTGCTTGTGCACGTGTAGCGCGAACAGCAGGTCCTTTTGAAGAGTTTAGTGTTCTAAACTGAATACCGCCTTTATCGATAGCTAGCGCCATTGCGCCACCTAATGCATCGATCTCTTTAACCAAATGACCTTTGCCGATCCCACCGATAGCTGGGTTACATGACATTTGGCCAATCGTTTCAATATTGTGAGTTAGCAAAAGTGTATTTGCACCCATGCGTGCAGCCGCAAGCGCTGCCTCTGTACCCGCATGTCCACCACCTACAACGATGACATCAAATGCTTCAGTATAAAACATGGATAAACCTCACTATTAACGTACGACAAGCCTATTAAAATCTAACTTTTTTCTAAGCACAGTCTGCCGAAAAAAGGGCGCGTATTTTATCTGACTTATTGAATAAAGAAAATGATTAAATTTTCCTCAAAACCTGTTTTTAAAGAAGTGTGATCGAATAATAAGATCTTAAGATCTCTTTTAGATCTGTTTATTTTTACTTTTATTAGGATCGACAAGATCTGTGGGTAACCGATCAAAGGAGATAAAGATCATCAAGTTACGCGATCAACAACATTGGGAAACACAGATCCATAACCCCTATTCAAACTTGTGTATAAATACCCTTTTTATCCACACCCCATTTCTTTTTAAAAGTTATTCTTTTTTGGATCAAAGCTTATACACAGTGGTTTGTAGGATCCTATCCACAGGCGTGATCAAGATGTGATCCAACTGGGGATAAAATGTTTGCTAATTATGTTTATAGATCAAAAGATCGTGTAGTGACGTGGCTTATAGGTCGATCTTATTGTGGAGGAGATCTTTTACTAATCCTGTGATTAGATCGCATGATCGTCATTTTCACTTCGCAATCAATATTTCGATCGGCGATGTCATTCGTCGCATTTGACTGACAAAAACGTATTACCTATCGGCTCAAACAATAAAAAAGGGCAGTGAAGAAACGCTTTCACTGCCCTTAAATCAATCGTTTTTTTACTCAATACACGCTTTACATTATCGAACCTGATTAGGTTGATAACGCGGCTGTGCAACTGAGCCCTGCATGTCTTCTTGCTCAATAGTCAGTCCTTCACGACGACTCGGGCCTTGGAAGCGAACTTTGTAGGTATCGTACTCTTTTATCGATTCAAAACAGTAGCGTCCCAGTGCGTTTTCTAGCTCAGCTAAATTGTGGTTGGTGATCAAGATACAGTTTTTTTTGCTTACCAAACGTTGCCTAAGTAGATTGCCAAACCAGCTTTGCGCGTTTTTCTTTAGCGCTGATTCGTTAACACACACCTCGTCTAATATCAGAAGATCCACGTCTAATAGTTCTTGATTGATCTCTCTAAACCGCTGACTCGCGTTGTCAGTGGCAGAAAAGTCAAAAGAGAAATTACGCATTTCCAGTAGTGTTGATAACTGACGATAGAGCACTGAGATTTCGTATTGCTCAATAAGTTGGTGTGCTATTGCACCGGCAATATGTGACTTGCCACGCCCATAGTCGCCGTAAAATATCATCATGTGCGAGCCGCTTTGTCGCCAAGCAGCGTCGTCATGAGCTGCAATGAAAGATTGTGCGATAGAAACCGCTTCTATCACATCATCGCTATCTTCAACTAAGTTGGCAAACGTCCATTTAGGATTTAGATCTGAACGGCCGTGTATGGCCTCTACACGCGCTTTCTTGCTGCGCTGCTGTAGTTGCGACACTTCTTCATTGGCTTTGACTTCATACTGCTTACGCAGCGTTTTGTAGTCGATATACTCACCATTGGGATCGACATCTTTTTTGAGCGCTTTCGCTAAATTGGCAATTTTGTCGGTTATACGGTCCATAACGATTTAACTCTTCTTAGTTGTGGCATACTTTTCCACCAGCTTTCTTGCATTATCATCTGCTTCAATGCCGGCTGCAACTTTCACTTGTTGTGTTCCCACCACTTTTGTAGGAGCGTAGCCAGACGCTAAGCGCTTGCGTTTGATATTGTTAGCAAATTTTTGTGTCCACTGAAATTCACTGAATACTGAGCTTGGCCGACCTAGCCAATAGGCGATAAATTCACCCACTTCGTTGTCATCATAGGTTTTATCTATAATGCCTAATAGTGAGGCCATTTCTTCAAATAGGGCTTTATTTGGGGCCCAGGTAGCTGTCATCGCACTGTGTCTAGCGTGCAGTTGATCAAAGTCTGACTGGGCTTCGCTTAGAAGCGGTAGAAGGAGTGTTTTACCATTAATGGTGTGCTCTAGATCTAACGCTAAGGGCAGGGCAACCAACCCCACTTGTTCTAATTGCTTTACCAGGCTGTTGATCTGACGGCCTCGCTGATACGGCTCGTCTTTGCTATCCCCATTAAGTAAATTTAGCAGATGTTTATAATCAATAGGGGCTGACGATGTGGTAGCGGTGTTAGCACCTACGCGAAGCCCAAGCAAATACAACACGCGGCAGTCATTAGAAATCGGGCATTGCAAAGCGGCAAGTTCTGCTTGGGTGAGGTTGCTATTCATTGCGTCAGCTCCTTAGTATAAAGGCGATTAGGCGCTTGCTAACTTATCGTCAAACCACTCTACGGCTGCATCTTCTGGAATGGGGTGCTCAAGTACATCAATGTAGAGTGCATCGGTGATTAGCGTACCGCCTGCATCAACGATGTGCTTTTCCATTTCCTTTGCGCCAAAGCAGAAAGTGTCGTAGCTGGTATCACCTAGTCCAATAACATAGGCCTGTACCGTGCTTAAGTCTGCGCTTTCAAGCTGCTTGGCAAAGGGCTGGATATTGTCAGGTAGCTCGCCTGCGCCGTGGGTAGACGTACATACAACCCATATTGATGCGGTATTGATGTTATCTAAATTCGGTTCAGCGTGAATAGTATGTGTATGCCCACTTGCATCAAGCTTCTCAGCAATAGCATCTGCCACATATTCAGAGGCACCTAACATGGTGCCGACAATTATTTCGAAGTGCTTACTCATTTATGGGGGGCTTCTCTGTTATCTATTGTACATCTAGCGGCCGCGCCGCCTACATTACTTGCCAATACAGAATG
Protein-coding sequences here:
- a CDS encoding ATP-binding protein — translated: MDRITDKIANLAKALKKDVDPNGEYIDYKTLRKQYEVKANEEVSQLQQRSKKARVEAIHGRSDLNPKWTFANLVEDSDDVIEAVSIAQSFIAAHDDAAWRQSGSHMMIFYGDYGRGKSHIAGAIAHQLIEQYEISVLYRQLSTLLEMRNFSFDFSATDNASQRFREINQELLDVDLLILDEVCVNESALKKNAQSWFGNLLRQRLVSKKNCILITNHNLAELENALGRYCFESIKEYDTYKVRFQGPSRREGLTIEQEDMQGSVAQPRYQPNQVR
- a CDS encoding DnaT-like ssDNA-binding domain-containing protein, with translation MNSNLTQAELAALQCPISNDCRVLYLLGLRVGANTATTSSAPIDYKHLLNLLNGDSKDEPYQRGRQINSLVKQLEQVGLVALPLALDLEHTINGKTLLLPLLSEAQSDFDQLHARHSAMTATWAPNKALFEEMASLLGIIDKTYDDNEVGEFIAYWLGRPSSVFSEFQWTQKFANNIKRKRLASGYAPTKVVGTQQVKVAAGIEADDNARKLVEKYATTKKS
- the mioC gene encoding FMN-binding protein MioC yields the protein MSKHFEIIVGTMLGASEYVADAIAEKLDASGHTHTIHAEPNLDNINTASIWVVCTSTHGAGELPDNIQPFAKQLESADLSTVQAYVIGLGDTSYDTFCFGAKEMEKHIVDAGGTLITDALYIDVLEHPIPEDAAVEWFDDKLASA